cggcagcaGCTCGAAGGCGAACGTGAACGCGCGTGCGTGAGCGACGTCGCCGCGCGACGCAGCAGCGACGTagcgacgacgacgtcgacgaggacgaggacgaggacgaagCGGCGGCCGAAGATCGCCGAGCGGACGGCTACGCGGAGAGACTACGGCTGGCATGGTGTGGGCCGCAGCACGGCCACAGTGTTCCAAAAGTCGGCACCACGCACGAATCGTGTTACGCGCGACGCAGAGCCACCAAGCTGCGTCGTCGAATCGCGCTCGGCTGGCCTCCGATCGAGTGCTCCGTCGAGCGCAGCCAGGGAACGCGAGTAACCAACAGCTGGCTGCTGTCCGATTAGAGATCGATCgaatcgacgacgacgacgacgacgagggcCGGAAAACTCGAGGCTCTGTTTGCGTAGAATCGTCGGCtacgaagacgacgacgacgtcttATCGTTGTAGAAGATCGTGACACGTGAACGAACAGAAGCAGTGCCGTGGGCAAACGATAAACCGCGAGTGATCATAGTACTCGAATTGCCAATGAGAAGCAGCGCTAGCTCGAACGAAGACAAGCCGAGACGACGGTAAGTTCGGGCCGTATCGTCGATAGGACGCGCGGAATCACGGTGAAGAAgacgaaaagaagaaagggtTGGCGAGAAGGAAACAAGTTGGTCCGATTCGGCGATAGTATTGGAGTCAAACGAGCGCGGAACCGTGGAACCGGGGAATCGTGGAACCGGGGAACCGTGGAACCGGGGAATCGTGGAACCGGGGAACCGTGGAACTAGCGGAGATCTCCCTGGCGCGCGATACGCACAGTGGCCGTACGTCGTGAGTCGTGCGTCGCGAGTCGCTCGACGACTGGGTCGAGCGATCGGTAATCGGAAGAATAGTCGCGATTAACGAGGACGCGAGTGTGTCGAACAGCGATACGCGCGCTGCTTCTCGCGCGGTGAATTTCGACGCTGAACGAATCGAAACGATCGTCTATCCTTATTGCCGAGATTCTGTGTTTAGTGATAAAACGCGTATTCGCAGTGTGCCGCGTACACGATACGCAACGATCAACGACGACCACGACGACCACGACGACCACGACGATCACGACCACGATCCCGGCCTCGTTTCGCGTAGTACTACGGTGGAGTGTGTGTGCGTGCCTCTATGGGTGAGCGTGTATGTGTGAAACGCGGCTGAAGGAATCGACAAATAGTCGCACTGCAAGACGGAAGGTCGCGTTGCTTCGCGCGTATACTTGGGAGAATTCCAACTGGATAAATTCGTCGTACATTCGTGAAAAGGGTAAATTATGCACGCCGGAAGCGGCTGAAAAATACCGGAAAAAGACGTTAGACACCAACGAACGAACAAACGTCGTATGGACGGTAGTTTCGCGCGAACGACGATGGTCATCTCATCGAGCGGGCGGTCGTTCGATAACTAGCAGAATGCTACGGAAGCAAAGTTGCTGGGAAATTACACGGGCGCGACGCGTCTTTGTCGTAGTTTAGCTCGGTTTCCACGTTATTTGGCGAACTGTCGTgtgcaagaaaaaaaaaaaaaaaagaaaaaaagagggaaagagcAGGAAGGAAGGAATCGAGGAAAACGGCGAAAATAAGAGAAGCCAAATATCGGTGTAGTTCGCACAGCTTCCGGGCTTCGTGGGTGTTTTTACGCGTACGCCGTGGATCGATAGTTGTCTCGCGAGCTCTGGTCGACGGGTGGTCGACGACGTCCGTGCCGACAGCCAACGACTCGATTTATCTCGAATCACAGGGCGAATTTTCGAAAGCGAATCGGCAAACACAGATTCTAAAAGAATCCGTATTGTTCGACAGGGGGATCCAAAAGGAGTTGGTCGGCGAAAGGGACCTCGATACGATCGACAGGATACTCGTGGATCTTGGAACCCTGGCGATTTATGGGGGACTTTAGCGCGACCAGCCTCTTCTCCAATAGTTTGTCCAGCACGACGAAATCTTCGATCGGTAGCAATACCGCGAGTCCCGGTGTAACCGTAACGACATCAACGATGCAGGACGATCTGTTGATCGAGAAACAAGCGAGTGGCAAAGCAGCGCCGCTATCGCCCAGTACTGGCCTGGAGGCCGTCGCTGGACTAGAAAAGGCGAAAGACGCGGTCGAGGTCGAGAGTATCGCTATCACGCCGACGACGCCCTCCTCTACAGAGAAAGAGATCGCCTGTAGCACCAGCTCGGCGCTTCAGAGTTTCTCCGAAGCGGCCAGAGTGCCGAGCTTGTGGTCATCCGCTCCGGACGACACCGGTCTTCACGCGTTACCGGTCAACGGATCCATCGCAGCGTTTCAGAACTTTCCGACCGGTGGTCCGACCGGGTTGTTCGCTGGTACCGGTCCAACCGTTTCGGCTGGAACGCGTCGCGCTATCACAGCTAGTCACAATTTCCCGCAACAGCACGGTAACGCGACCGCTGCAACTACGAGACACGGACTTCAGGTCTCGTCCgctcaacaacagcaacagcagcagcaacaacagcaacagcagcagcagcaacaacagcagcaaccgccgcaacaacaacagcagcagcagcaacagcagcatcAACAACAACCTACAGCCACGTCGCATCCGGGAGTTTACCTACCTGGCAAAGGTTACGCGGCTTGGTCCGGTGGCCCGCAAGCGCCTCAACAATGGAGCGCTGGGCCGCAAGCTGCGGCGGTCGCGAGTCCCGGCCTTTCGCCCTGGAATCGCGGCAGATCGGTACCGAATCTTCCTCCCCTGCACTCGTCCCTGCACGCCGCTGCTGCGGTCGCGGCAGCTGCCGGGCTACAGGGCAGGAAACCGAGTCCTACGTTTCCCGGTCATCCGGGACCAGCGGCTCATCCCTCCTGCATCAGCCCCGTGAAATTTCGAAGAAGCACCTCGTATCCCGGAAAAGGCAACATGTATCCGCCTCAACCTGCGCCAACCTTCGAAGTTACCACCGCCGAGGACAGAGATTTGCTACAGCTGCCGCCGTTTCAGCAGGTTAGAATCTTTATCTTTTCCTTTGGCTTCTATTCTTTTACTTCGAATTACTCCAAATTATCCGACTTGGGATTAACCCGTAACACTCGACCTAAGAATACGCCGATCCAACGTCTCTGTCGGGATCGTCGAGCGTCTTAAGTTCGACGAGGGAGCGCGATCTTGTCGATTCCAGAGCGAATGGAGTTTTTATTCCGTTATCGATCGTTCACCACCTACGAGAAAGGTTACCGTAGCGGTATATGGTTCGCTCGAAAAAGTATATACCGGTAGCTTTGGCTTCCGCAGTTTCGTTGGTGCACGCATTCGATGCCAGGTTATGCAACCGCTTCGAGACATGCATTTAAATTTAGACGGTACAACGGCTGTTTGAACGGTTCGCTCTCTGTGAACGGTGCGACATGGTTGTTCTTAAACGGAACGTTTCGTTCCTCGAAATTCGAGAAACATTCCGAAACGTGGTTCGATCTACTTCGAAACCGACCTAAACCTCGTCTAAACCTATTCCGATTCTCGACTCTCGTCGATTTCGCCTATCAACGATCGAGAATTCGTTCTTTCTTCAGTTGTTCGATTCGTTTCGTCGTTCGTGCTGGCCCAACGTAGCTACGATGAAACGGCGAAATGTACGAAGGTGTGAGAGGTTAGAATGGCGCGCGATGCGCGAAAGCGCTCGTAAAATATCGGCTAACAACCAAACGCATCGTTGACGTAACTTTGAAATCGAATTTACGGTATTTAAAAAGAAACGGAGAGAAGAACTTTTCCGATGTACTTATTTTGTTATTGATGTCTGACCTAATTCCTTTCCTGCGTGGCAGCTCGAACAGCTCAAACAGTGTCTAGCAGAAGTTTAAGCTCAGCTATTTTAGCCACTTGTCAAAAATAGACCTGCATACTATCCGGGAGAAATGGCGGATTCTGTTATGCGAGCTATTACCCTTCGCGCATCTTCTTCGAcggttatatttaaattatatgcaTTATGATACTTATAAATTCTGTACTCGCGTTTTCTACATCACgtacgaacgaacgaaacggaaagaaagaaacgagaagaaCGGGCCATAGCCGAACGAAAAGCCGAAATATCGTAACGTAAGGATAGCGTGTAAGATTAATTTCGTTCGTCGTTAGGTCCGTCGTTTGGTATAGGAAGGTTCTCCTAATCTGTACCAGGCATCGTAATCCAATTACAACTTATACGAAACCTAGTTAAAATCGAGGTTCGCGGTATTGTTTCAAGTAGGTCGGAAAACGCTTTGGAATTGGTTCCTTTCTTCAAGAATATGTATAATTATCTGTATATTTGCATTCGTCACGATCGATTCGTTCATTCTTCGTGTTGGCGTATTTCGCGACATTGTTCTCGATAAGTACGCGTGACATGCATTTGTTGTACGTAACGCCGTACGTTCGTGCTGTCTGTTTTACGGCTCTGGATATCGACCGTATTCTACGTGGAAACTTCTGCTCGATCAGTTTTTAGCGATCGATCGTATAAATATGCTGATATTTACCGAAAGGTAATAACGTCgtattttcatcaaaatatcatCCCTTTGCCGCGTTTATCAATTGGGCGCGTTCGAACCAGCTATACCTACGCACGATGAAACGGATAGAAACGGATGAAACGAAATCGATGCTGAAACAAACGTCGTTCGTTAAAGGGCAAAACTAGATGCACACGCGATAATCCGATCGTCGGATATAGGAACGTACGTGGGACGTTCGGACGTCCACTTTCCTCCACTATGATCGTCTCTCTTCTATCGTGACCAGCTAAGTAATTCGCTTTGTAATTCGTGAAACTAGATTACGAATTTTCCGACGACGAAATGTACCGCCAATAGTTCCACCACTATGCATActatagaatatagaatatagCATCATAGAATTTCTATTCTTCCATAATATTTTATCACAGATGTAACTTTTACTCGATAAAAGTCTGACTAACGCGTTAATATTCGTAAATGTAATTATCGTAATCCAGTAGCGCGTGTAGGTTACCGTAATTGAAACATATATTTCGTCATTAATTTTACCAGTTCTTATATAATACCTGTTCGCTAATTAAAATAACCCTAGCATAGGCTTCGTTTCGTTCTCGGATCGTTGATATTTTTTCTTCCCGAGTTCCAGATACACCACGTTTCCTCGTTCTTTCCTTGTCGCGTTAAACGCCGTAACGATGCCTCGTAATATTCAACGAGTCGAATTATTCCGTATACGATAGAATTTTAAGGCGAATTTAAGTGGAAGTTTAGAAGGTGATTGGAATAGCGCCGCTACCGTACTCCGTATCTACCCGTAAAATAGACGATAAGAAAAAAGCTGGCTGTGGGTAGTCGATCGAAAGGAGGTTGTACGCTAAGCTGGCAATGTGGCAATGTACGGCGATACGCGAACGAAGCGATTCGTCGAACGCAACGGAGTGAAAAAATACTCGGgctcgaagtccgataactcgTCGGTCGTCATTCACCTTGGAAGCGAATCGGGGCACGTGCTCGTAGACCGGCTGGCCAGCCAGAGCCAGAGCAGCAAACCAATCGAAGACGAGCACCGATTACGCCTTGCGTCTCTCTATTTACGCGTGCGCCCGATTTACGCGTGCGTTTTCCCCTAAATTCTCCGCGGCTCTTTTGCTTAAAACCAGGCAGCGGATCTTGCGTTCGAGGGTCACGGGAAAACTAGGCCAAGTTCCGACCACGAGTTTGGCCAACGAGCCGATCGAAGCCAGCGTCGATTCGAAAAACGTTAAACGCGCGACAAGATAAAGTTTTTTATTGACTTTACCTTGACGCAGTGCCGTTACACAGCGGCGTCCGTgtacgtatatcgttatatatatatatatatcgttacGAAACACGTGTACTACTCTGACGAAACGAAAATGCAAGCAACGCCGGCCCTATCTACTTGATAATTCTTCCATAAGTACTTCCATGCTATCACGATTGTTTCGCAACCGTGTTATGCGCCAACGAAACCAAGAAATCGTGTATCAGCGTCTATTCGTGTTTTGGTATTTAACCGGTATCACGACGTAGTACGCGTATCAAAATGTAGGCGGAGACGCGTAACATCTGGTACGCCAAGTGCACGCCGATAGAACAGAACAGGCGGGAAACTCGATAAAAGACGATTTCGGTTAATCGGTCGATGGGCTTGGGTTGGTTGGGAATACGCAATCCCGTGGAATCGTCTGGTTTATAAAAATCCCGTCTATGGAATCGTACGCAGAAATGTCGATAGCTTCGATACACGCCACGTTCTAGCTAAAAGCGTTAATCGCGTCGCGTGGTGGCCGAGAGTTTTCGCCAATTCGTCTTTGAAACAAACGCTAAACCAAGAACGTTACGGGTCGCCATATCGAAAGGCGCTATACCGATAGCCAACGCAACGGGATGTAATCATCACGAGTTAGGTTGGCATCCGCGAACCAAGACGCAACGACGATCTTTTTCGACTAATTCCGGTGACGCGGTAATATATCCGGACGTTAACCCAATTTAAGATCCCTCCTATTTGAATTCGGGACTGCGCCGGTGCGGAGTGACCCGACCCGGTATGAGGTTTATAGGTCAGTCCGGTTTCGCGCGATATAGATTTTTCGCGAGCCAGAGCTCGACGGTGTCCCGCCCGTTGCGACCTCCTCGGAATCCACGCGTGCACCATCGACCGACTCTCTTTGTCCACTCGCCGAATCCGAATCCACAGCCAAGTccacttctttctttctttctgctcGCGAGCGCGCACTTAGAGGACCGATACGATGAAAAATTATGAAGCTCGTATCGATCGGTTGCGTTACACAAGCTCGCAGCTTATGTAATAAAATACGGCAAACTGCAAGGCGCGCGACCCTGCGGCGCTGCCAGAGGGTGTGCGCGAAACTACCCGCTATCGAACGCAACGGCCGACGTTACGCCGTTACTCCTCCGTCGTTACCATCGAAAACACGGAACGTAGCTTTTTCGAATCGAAGCTTTCGCCTGTAAACCGTGTCCTCGACTCTCGACCGATCCGTAGAAACGACAACGTTATTTCGCTCGCCAAACTGACTAACGCGTCTCGTCAGCCAGCGTTCTACGTTCGTTGTTATCAAAAATTCACGGTGTTTTCGAGATAGAGAATAAATGTACATCTTAATTGCGAAAATAATGGAACGATACTCTTAAGAATAGAAACGATCGAAGATCGAATCCAAATTAGGAGTTTCTCTTCGTGCTATCTGTTTGCGACAAATACGTTTACGAAGATAAGCTCCGTATTTTGAAACGTTAATATTAATCGCGTATCTAGATATTGCGCAGAAAGTTAGCGAGTTCTCGGTTACCGAGAAGCTCGTATAAAGGTATCGGAATCGAACGATGGAGAGAAAGCGTGGTTAACCTTGCACACTTTATCGGCTAAAAACGCCatgttcatatatatatttatatatatatatatctcgtCGATAAATGGTAATTTTGCAATTAAGCAGAAACTGGACGAGGGTGTAGATTGCCGAGGACGAGCAGACGCGCACTGAACAGAGCGAACATCGACGGCAGCGCTCTACCTTTTCCGCCCTTCTGTCGCCATCAATTTACCCTCACCATCGACTGCTTCCACCCCGTCCTTTCCCTCTTCTCTTCTCAtcgcttcttcttttctcttctttaccTACCTCCACTTTTTGAATccccctttttctctctttctctcttggaAGGCTGTGGTGTTCCTTGGCGTGTCTCGCTTCGTCTTACCGTGCCCTGCCGTGCCATGCCATGCGGTGGCGTAGCGCGCTCTGCCGCACCTCTGCTCAGCCCGTTTCCACCGACGGTGACCTAGTTCGCGACAGGCCGCTGGAATCGTTTCTTCCGCACATGCCTCGGGATCCAGGTTACACCGAGCTCGTGCCTCGCCgcctcgctcgctcgctctggTCTATTCGAATACGAAATTTCGATCGACAGCGTGGATTTTCAGCCAAAATTTGATCAATAGCATCGATCGCTCCAGTTCTAGCGACATCGGTTAATATTTTACGCGGAACCTTCGATTCTCAAACTTTTCCTTCGAAGCGTCGATTATCGAGATTTTACTTAAAAGCGTCGACGGCCAAATTCTGCTTAGTAGCAAGGATCCAGTTTCCTTCGCTGAACGACACAGTCTCCGAATTTCAACGTTGTTTCTGTCGATATCGGCGATATAGCAGGTGCTTGGACGCTCTGTATCGCGTTCTCATTCGTTGCGAGGATTCTCTGTCGGTTGAACACGGTCTGCGTTTCGTCTCCGACGTAACAAAGCGATAATTGTTTCTTACATGGGTGCACGCGGTCTAATGGATATCCCGAGGAAGACAGAAGCGAGGAAGGGGTTACGCGCTTTCGCGCGTCGTCCAGGTGGAATATAGTCGCGTCGCGCGCgttcgagaaaaagaagagcgCGTTTTAGAGGATAGGAGGCGTCGGGGCGCGGCGAATTACGCGCGTCTGGTTCGTcgagcgaaagaaaaagagattgCACGAGTACAAAACACGCGTAGAACAACGGCCGCGAGAACGGTCGCGTCTAGACCGGCGGGATGCACGGAAATGGCGGAGTCGAAGATGTATACGCGTTTGAATACGTGCACGCGCGTATACACTCGCTAACAATCCCTTTCACGCTTCTCTCCCTTTATAAAACCCACCCCCTTGCGtgatctttctctcttcttccgaACGCTCCGAAATTCTCCACGCAAgagcgtcgtcgtcgtccttgCCCTGCCTCTACGACGACTCTTTGTTCGTTGGCTCGCAGCATCCTTGTCTCGGAGGGAACGACGAGGCCAACTTGTACATCTTAGCAGCGATTTATATTTAAGTTACGCAGGAGATGATATCGTTCGGTCGTATTTATGGTAACGAGTAATTAAATTCGATAGGAAGGAGCTAGCGCGGCATAAGACGAAGGACGTGGCAGCATTTTGCGGGTCGTAATCATTGGAAGTAGGCCAACGTTGTCGCGAGTACACACCCTGCGATCGTATAGCGCAGAATCCTAGTTCGAATCTGCTCCGTCTGCGACAAACTGCTGCGCGGCCGTGGCGCATTCTCTTTGTTCTCCGGTTCAATCGTTAGAGCGAACTTTAAACACGAACAGATTAGAAAAATTAACGTTCCACGCTAGTCGCGAAACGATATTTGCTTTCGCTCTTCAATCGAAACGAATCGACTAACACTCCGTATCGTTccctttttcgtttctttcacgacacgcgactctctctctctctcccattATATCGTATCTACGTTCTATTAACGTGCTAGAACTAGAACAATTCtcataaaaatttcatagaTTCACAGTGACGCGTTCTTATCGTAATTAGCAGGATCTACGTATTCTTAATAATCGTTATTTTTTCGGAGAATATGAAATCAGGTGTTCTATATTTCTCAAGATTTGCGTCTAGGCGATAAACTGACCGCGATATCGCTCGTTAAATAACATCTCTGTACTGGTCTCGCGAAACGTACGGAAGAAAACAAAAACATAACCTAAAAACACTAACCGATCGAAGCTAAAGTAGAGggtaaaaagggaagaaaaggaaTGTATAGGTAAATGGATAAGCAAAGTTAAGAGGAGAAGCAGAGGGGTAACAAGTGGAATAGGGGTGGTACAGTGACGGAGCCTGCACGGAGGTTGCTGTCGACGCCCTGCCGTCGCTTCCTGGTTTCCCTATATTGATTTTCCAGCGTGCCTTGCGTTAGACGGAAACGGAGCGACACGGCCAGAGGGAGAGGAAAGGTTGCTCTGCGCTTGTGCTTGCACACGGATGTGTGCGCGTGCACGGAAATCGGCTAGCAGGGTGCTCGTGCGCTCGTTCGTGATTCGCGCGTTTGGCCATGTGTGGGTGAGTGTGTGCGCGCGCACCTCAGTCACGTTTGCAGCAATGTGTGGGCGGCCTTAAAACCAAAGAAGGGGAACTAGGTTGGAACACGGCAGTGTTAGAGAGTCGGTGTTCACGTAGGAGGGTGGAGAAAATACACCTCAGAGTTCCAGGTAATACGAAGAAAACGCGAATGCGAAAAAAGTGGGGCTACCTTTGCACCTTTCGCCCTGCACCAACGAACAACGATACAGAGATATACGTGCTATATGCACACCGCACGGTGCTCGGAAATGCGTGGACACTCGCCTATTTCCGTCAAGATGTACTTTAATTAGCAAAGCACGAAGAATTTGACTTTTACGATCACCGTGTCTACGTTTAAGAGGATACTACGAACCGATCAAATCGATTTCTCAAAGTCGGTAAAGTCGGTTCTTTAAGCTTGTAAAATCGTTTCGTCACTCGACAAACACTTTGTCTTCGGATTCTTGGCATAACGTAACGGTGGATCGAGAGAATTAATTCGTACGCGCTAGGTTGTAACGTGTATTTGCCAGGACGAGTAAACAAAATCGGGCGAATTTACGTCGCAGCCCGATGTTCGATATTATTCGCGTGCTTTTCAGCTCGATTTTCCTTCTGCCTCGTCCATCGCTTCGCACTCCTCTCTCTTTCGCATATTTTAGGTTCCTTCTTTCCGTTCTTGAATACTTTCGCTAGCCGCGTATTActcgcgatcgatcgatcgatcgatcgaacgaacgtTAAATACCGACGTTCGGAATAGACATTACCTTTGACTTTATAGCGATAGATGTGCGATGCGCGGTTGGTTAAAGTTTCGACTAAACGAATTCCCTATTTCGCGGAGCGGTTCGTGGAAACGAAACAAACAGCGCATTCTGCTATGAAACGAGTTCAGTAGTAAAGGACGACGCGTGGTCGGACGCTTCACGATCGATTCGCTTGCGAATGATTCTAGGACGCGTGTAATCGTTGCTTTTCCTCCGTTAATCGTTACGTCATTTTCTCAGGCGCGTCGTGCATTCACGGTCAACCAATGTTCGCAATAATAAATCTCCTTCCAGACGTTTCCTCCTTTTCCGATAAATACGACTTGAACGTCGAAGCCTGTTTATTCGAATGCCGATCTTTGCCGTGACCAGCGGCCCTTTTTGACCGAAGCCTTAGGAAGGAAAGCGCAGGAAGCCAGACGATACAAAACTGACGTATTCTCAATGACAAGCGGAATCTCCGAAACAAAGAATGTCCATTCTATCTAAAAGTAGGGACCTTGGACTACGGCAAGCTAAATCGTCCGTTTGCGCGTAACCTTCTCCGAGGAAACTAGACTCGAATCCATAACTTTGCTTCTTTTCTCGTCTCCCACgtccttccttttcttctcgTCTTTGGTTACTCTATTCATCGGAGAGCGCGACATCGCTGCCGGGTAAGTTTTCCATCGAGGTACTCGTTCGTCCTCAAAAGCCCTTTCTCCGCGAGAGAGGCTCGTTTCGATGAAACGCGATAACGAGAGAcggtgaaaaattaaaattcgtTCGCTGTAGAAATTGCGAGTCGAGCGAACGCCTCGCAAGTCGAGTTCGCGAACGATCGGTTTCCCGTAGTTGGCGAAACGTTCGAAACGATTCGTCGGCCCCTTCTTACGACTTGTTACTAAATAAATGGATAAACCGCCCGATTTCCCGCCCGATGCAAGCTAAATAACGAACTAATTTCGCTGTTTTTGCAGGATCGTATGACGACAAATGGAAATTCACCGTTGGACAGTATGAGAACGTTGGAGCATTACTTGAGCGACATCATGCGAGGTACAGCGGATACCTCTGAACACGTGAAAGGTAA
Above is a genomic segment from Bombus vancouverensis nearcticus chromosome 13, iyBomVanc1_principal, whole genome shotgun sequence containing:
- the orb2 gene encoding cytoplasmic polyadenylation element-binding protein orb2 isoform X1; this translates as MCETRLKESTNSRTARRKVALLRAYTWENSNWINSSYIREKGGSKRSWSAKGTSIRSTGYSWILEPWRFMGDFSATSLFSNSLSSTTKSSIGSNTASPGVTVTTSTMQDDLLIEKQASGKAAPLSPSTGLEAVAGLEKAKDAVEVESIAITPTTPSSTEKEIACSTSSALQSFSEAARVPSLWSSAPDDTGLHALPVNGSIAAFQNFPTGGPTGLFAGTGPTVSAGTRRAITASHNFPQQHGNATAATTRHGLQVSSAQQQQQQQQQQQQQQQQQQQQPPQQQQQQQQQQHQQQPTATSHPGVYLPGKGYAAWSGGPQAPQQWSAGPQAAAVASPGLSPWNRGRSVPNLPPLHSSLHAAAAVAAAAGLQGRKPSPTFPGHPGPAAHPSCISPVKFRRSTSYPGKGNMYPPQPAPTFEVTTAEDRDLLQLPPFQQDRMTTNGNSPLDSMRTLEHYLSDIMRGTADTSEHVKGYISCNASTLQSLAQLHGKSPFFPSLEDQSGTLLEDPNAASQLDGVGVGVGVGVGVGVGVGVGVGVGVGVGVGSGITGSQTAPLSSPSRSSPHSQGSETGERFSRKVFVGGLPPDIDEEEIKASFRRFGSLVVDWPHKAESKSYFPPKGYAFLLFQDEASVQQLIDACIQDEEKLYLCVSSPTTKDKPVQIRPWRLSDADFVLDASMPLDPRKTVFVGGVPRPLKAVELAMIMDRLYGGVCYAGIDTDPELKYPKGAGRVAFSNQQSYIAAISARFVQLQHGDIDKRVEVKPYVLDDQMCDECQGQRCGGKFAPFFCANVTCLQYYCEHCWATIHSRPGREFHKPLVKEGADRPRAVPYRWC
- the orb2 gene encoding cytoplasmic polyadenylation element-binding protein orb2 isoform X2 produces the protein MGDFSATSLFSNSLSSTTKSSIGSNTASPGVTVTTSTMQDDLLIEKQASGKAAPLSPSTGLEAVAGLEKAKDAVEVESIAITPTTPSSTEKEIACSTSSALQSFSEAARVPSLWSSAPDDTGLHALPVNGSIAAFQNFPTGGPTGLFAGTGPTVSAGTRRAITASHNFPQQHGNATAATTRHGLQVSSAQQQQQQQQQQQQQQQQQQQQPPQQQQQQQQQQHQQQPTATSHPGVYLPGKGYAAWSGGPQAPQQWSAGPQAAAVASPGLSPWNRGRSVPNLPPLHSSLHAAAAVAAAAGLQGRKPSPTFPGHPGPAAHPSCISPVKFRRSTSYPGKGNMYPPQPAPTFEVTTAEDRDLLQLPPFQQDRMTTNGNSPLDSMRTLEHYLSDIMRGTADTSEHVKGYISCNASTLQSLAQLHGKSPFFPSLEDQSGTLLEDPNAASQLDGVGVGVGVGVGVGVGVGVGVGVGVGVGVGSGITGSQTAPLSSPSRSSPHSQGSETGERFSRKVFVGGLPPDIDEEEIKASFRRFGSLVVDWPHKAESKSYFPPKGYAFLLFQDEASVQQLIDACIQDEEKLYLCVSSPTTKDKPVQIRPWRLSDADFVLDASMPLDPRKTVFVGGVPRPLKAVELAMIMDRLYGGVCYAGIDTDPELKYPKGAGRVAFSNQQSYIAAISARFVQLQHGDIDKRVEVKPYVLDDQMCDECQGQRCGGKFAPFFCANVTCLQYYCEHCWATIHSRPGREFHKPLVKEGADRPRAVPYRWC